Proteins encoded within one genomic window of Streptomyces taklimakanensis:
- a CDS encoding NAD(P)/FAD-dependent oxidoreductase has translation MYTALRLQRCLRKELDRAREGRGGVQVVVLSPEPYMTYQPFLPEAAAGSISPRHVVVPLRRVLPHCRIVTGEARAVDHARRVATVETLATGHAGTGPVEVPYDELVLAPGSVSRALPIPGLADHGIGFKTVEEAIGLRNHVLEQLDIASSTRDPDVRSAALTFLFVGGGYAGVEALAELEDMARYACRYYHNIRPRDMKWILVEATDRILPEVGAAMGRYAVRELRGRNIDVRLETRLESCENRVAQLSDGSRHPCRTLVWTAGVKPHPVLAATDLPRDARGRLRCTTTLRVEGVEHAWSAGDAAAVPDLTARGASRAGGSGGEPGRECAPNAQHAVRQARRLADNLAASLRGEEETEYRHSHTGSVASLGLHKGVAHVYGRKIKGYPAWLLHRAYHLSRVPTVNRKARVLAEWTLAGLFKREIVSLGSLEHPRAEFELAAGTGRHPEGP, from the coding sequence ATGTACACCGCCCTGCGCCTCCAGCGGTGCCTGAGAAAGGAACTGGACCGGGCGCGGGAGGGGCGGGGCGGTGTCCAGGTCGTCGTCCTCAGCCCCGAGCCGTACATGACGTACCAGCCCTTCCTGCCCGAGGCCGCAGCGGGCTCCATCTCGCCCCGCCACGTCGTCGTCCCCCTGCGGCGCGTCCTGCCCCACTGCAGGATCGTGACCGGTGAGGCCAGGGCGGTCGACCACGCCCGGCGCGTCGCCACCGTCGAGACCCTCGCCACCGGGCACGCCGGCACCGGCCCCGTCGAGGTGCCCTACGACGAACTCGTCCTCGCCCCCGGCTCCGTCTCCCGCGCCCTCCCCATCCCCGGCCTGGCCGACCACGGGATCGGCTTCAAGACCGTCGAGGAGGCCATCGGTCTGCGCAACCACGTCCTCGAACAGCTCGACATCGCCTCCTCCACCCGTGACCCCGACGTCCGCTCCGCGGCCTTGACCTTCCTCTTCGTCGGCGGCGGCTACGCGGGCGTCGAGGCACTGGCCGAGTTGGAGGACATGGCCCGCTACGCCTGCCGCTACTACCACAACATCCGTCCCCGGGACATGAAGTGGATCCTCGTCGAGGCCACCGACCGCATCCTCCCCGAGGTCGGCGCGGCGATGGGCCGCTACGCGGTGCGCGAGCTGCGCGGACGCAACATCGACGTGCGCCTGGAGACCCGCCTGGAGTCCTGCGAGAACCGGGTCGCCCAGCTCAGCGACGGCTCCCGCCACCCCTGCCGCACCCTGGTGTGGACCGCCGGTGTCAAACCCCACCCCGTCCTCGCCGCGACCGACCTGCCCCGCGACGCCCGCGGCCGGCTGCGCTGCACCACCACCCTGCGCGTCGAGGGCGTCGAGCACGCCTGGTCCGCCGGTGACGCGGCCGCCGTCCCCGACCTCACGGCCCGGGGCGCCTCCCGGGCCGGCGGCTCCGGGGGGGAGCCCGGCCGCGAGTGCGCCCCCAACGCCCAGCACGCCGTACGGCAGGCCCGGCGGTTGGCCGACAACCTGGCGGCGTCACTGCGGGGCGAGGAGGAGACGGAGTACCGACACTCCCATACGGGCTCCGTCGCCTCCCTCGGCCTGCACAAGGGCGTCGCACACGTGTACGGACGCAAGATCAAGGGCTACCCGGCCTGGCTCCTGCACCGCGCGTACCACCTGAGCCGGGTACCCACGGTCAACCGCAAGGCGCGCGTCCTCGCGGAGTGGACGCTCGCCGGGCTGTTCAAGCGCGAGATCGTCTCGCTCGGCTCGCTGGAGCACCCCCGGGCCGAGTTCGAACTCGCCGCGGGCACCGGCCGCCACCCCGAGGGCCCCTGA
- a CDS encoding TetR/AcrR family transcriptional regulator, with protein MHVQGIQGSHWPTAVTADPSGSDGGSQAVGDGSGGAAGRTAPLRVDAQRNLEHVLRAAREVFGELGYGAPMEDVARRARVGVGTVYRRFPSKEVLVRRIAEEETARLTEQARVVLGQERDAWSALSRFLRASVASGAGRLLPPRILKVDSSADEGTGRAAGATGTGYGSGAEETRSREGGGHGQPGLRLVDGHRSAVEAGSAAAGREGGAGFPARIDGTGEDANTAALLEVVGQLVARARSAGELRSDVTVSDVLLVMATAAPSLPNAAQQAAASARLLDILLEGLRPRSAKSAEFGAGHHDA; from the coding sequence ATGCATGTTCAGGGGATTCAGGGTTCTCATTGGCCGACCGCCGTCACCGCGGACCCGTCCGGGAGCGACGGGGGGTCGCAGGCGGTCGGTGACGGGAGTGGGGGGGCGGCCGGTCGCACGGCTCCGCTGAGGGTCGATGCCCAGCGCAATCTGGAACACGTCCTGCGGGCCGCGCGCGAGGTCTTCGGCGAGCTGGGATACGGCGCCCCGATGGAGGACGTGGCACGGCGCGCACGGGTCGGGGTGGGCACGGTCTACCGGCGGTTCCCCAGCAAGGAAGTCCTGGTCAGGAGGATAGCCGAAGAGGAGACGGCACGGCTGACCGAGCAGGCGCGGGTGGTCCTCGGTCAGGAGCGGGACGCGTGGTCGGCGCTCTCCCGGTTCCTGCGCGCCTCGGTCGCCTCGGGAGCGGGACGTCTGCTGCCGCCGCGCATACTCAAGGTCGACTCGTCCGCCGACGAGGGGACCGGCAGGGCCGCGGGTGCCACGGGGACCGGGTACGGCTCCGGAGCGGAGGAGACACGGTCCCGGGAGGGTGGTGGGCACGGGCAGCCGGGCCTGCGCCTGGTGGACGGCCACCGGTCCGCCGTGGAGGCCGGTTCCGCGGCGGCGGGGCGGGAGGGCGGCGCCGGATTCCCCGCACGGATCGACGGCACCGGGGAGGACGCGAACACCGCCGCGTTGCTCGAGGTGGTCGGGCAGTTGGTGGCACGGGCGCGGTCAGCCGGTGAGCTGCGGTCCGACGTGACGGTGTCGGACGTACTGCTGGTGATGGCGACGGCGGCGCCCTCCCTGCCGAACGCGGCGCAGCAGGCGGCGGCTTCTGCGCGGTTGCTCGACATCCTGTTGGAGGGGCTGAGGCCGCGGTCCGCCAAGTCCGCGGAGTTCGGGGCGGGACACCACGACGCCTGA
- a CDS encoding NPCBM/NEW2 domain-containing protein: MSGATEEPPPSAGPQDDPPSDTELVSRARGGDTDAYEELYRRHAAAVRRYARHCCRDDAAAAELTDEAFAKALSSAPSSSSAPSSSSVSSRPSSSPQPSQSPRPSALSAGDVPVPDTAVRLPLLATVRRVAASWIGTDGWELLTEEFAVFVVGAGTQDGGETFGSDAGVRAMWRAERSTTVRAFRSLPERWQTVLWHTVVEEESPRDVAPLLGLTTKATAELTQRALEGLQQAYLQTHLALSRRGDGECAHHVDRLGTYTRGGSRMRPGRALHRHLNRCPDCRSAAQGARDVRERLRALLPVAVVGWGAAVYSADAAETANRLAAGAVIEKSAVAPRTDPASDVPGAGSGTPVFEGLGATAKAGVTAGVMAAAVATALTLALVGDGQRSRGPEPDSGPGARPSMASVPGEVGAEAKGSGIGSEPQTMESVGPADSAGGSRGLAPVPPYGIAPATTAGPGTPYGPEAGAPSAPTGVTGAEPAPGSGPVGGSGPVGGRPDGREYGDARDRGTGKGTTPSPPSPSSSPSSPSSPSSSPPGTTVHRLDRLSRGGPAADGPTVRSGSSRLWQRSRVSIGGRNRGHGVTVSARSSVTIDLNGPCTSFDALVGVDDLTVLRGAVRFSVYADGDRLWRSGVVRRGDEPVPVHVPLTGRRTLRLVVEPYSVLDVAVSASWVGAGIGCG, from the coding sequence GTGTCGGGGGCGACGGAGGAGCCGCCGCCTTCCGCCGGACCGCAGGACGATCCTCCCAGCGACACCGAACTGGTGTCACGGGCCCGTGGCGGGGACACCGACGCGTACGAGGAGTTGTATCGACGGCACGCGGCCGCGGTGCGCCGCTACGCGCGCCACTGCTGCCGGGACGACGCCGCCGCCGCCGAGCTGACGGACGAGGCGTTCGCGAAGGCCCTGTCTTCAGCCCCCTCGTCGTCCTCGGCACCCTCGTCGTCCTCGGTGTCCTCCCGACCCTCGTCGTCTCCGCAACCCTCGCAGTCCCCGCGGCCCTCGGCGCTTTCGGCGGGCGACGTTCCGGTGCCGGACACCGCGGTGCGCCTCCCCCTGCTGGCGACCGTCCGACGGGTGGCGGCGTCCTGGATCGGTACGGACGGTTGGGAATTACTGACCGAGGAGTTCGCGGTCTTCGTGGTGGGGGCCGGAACGCAGGACGGCGGCGAGACCTTCGGCTCGGACGCCGGTGTGCGGGCCATGTGGCGGGCCGAGCGGTCGACCACCGTACGCGCCTTCCGCAGCCTGCCCGAGCGGTGGCAGACGGTGCTGTGGCACACCGTGGTCGAGGAGGAGTCGCCTCGGGACGTCGCTCCACTCCTGGGACTGACGACGAAGGCGACGGCGGAGCTGACACAGCGGGCACTGGAGGGACTGCAGCAGGCGTACCTCCAGACGCACCTCGCCCTCTCCCGGAGAGGCGACGGCGAGTGCGCCCACCACGTCGACCGGTTGGGGACGTACACGCGGGGCGGATCGCGGATGCGCCCCGGCCGGGCGCTGCACCGACATCTGAACCGGTGTCCCGACTGCCGTTCGGCGGCGCAGGGGGCCAGGGACGTTCGCGAGCGGCTCCGCGCGCTGCTCCCCGTGGCGGTCGTGGGCTGGGGCGCCGCGGTGTACTCGGCGGACGCGGCGGAGACGGCGAACCGTCTGGCCGCCGGCGCGGTGATCGAGAAATCGGCGGTCGCGCCGCGGACGGACCCGGCGAGTGACGTGCCCGGAGCCGGAAGCGGAACGCCCGTCTTCGAGGGGTTGGGCGCCACGGCCAAGGCCGGCGTCACGGCGGGGGTGATGGCCGCCGCCGTGGCCACCGCGCTGACGCTGGCCCTGGTCGGCGACGGTCAGCGGTCCCGGGGCCCCGAGCCGGACTCGGGCCCGGGTGCCCGCCCCTCCATGGCAAGCGTGCCCGGCGAGGTGGGAGCGGAGGCCAAGGGCTCGGGGATCGGTTCGGAGCCGCAGACGATGGAGTCGGTGGGTCCGGCCGATTCGGCGGGAGGTTCGCGGGGTCTCGCCCCGGTGCCGCCGTACGGCATCGCCCCGGCCACGACCGCGGGGCCCGGGACTCCGTACGGCCCAGAGGCCGGTGCGCCGTCCGCCCCGACGGGCGTCACGGGTGCCGAGCCGGCGCCCGGTTCCGGTCCGGTGGGCGGTTCCGGTCCGGTGGGCGGCCGGCCGGACGGACGGGAGTACGGTGACGCGCGCGACCGAGGAACCGGGAAGGGGACCACCCCGTCACCCCCCTCGCCCTCCTCGTCCCCGTCGTCACCCTCGTCCCCGTCGTCATCCCCGCCCGGGACGACCGTCCACCGGCTCGATCGGTTGTCCCGGGGCGGCCCGGCGGCCGACGGGCCGACCGTACGGAGCGGGAGCAGCCGACTGTGGCAGCGCTCGCGGGTGAGCATCGGCGGACGGAACAGGGGGCACGGAGTGACGGTCTCGGCCCGCTCCTCGGTGACGATCGACCTGAACGGGCCCTGTACCTCGTTCGACGCGCTCGTCGGGGTGGACGACCTGACGGTGCTGCGGGGCGCGGTCCGCTTCTCCGTGTACGCCGACGGGGACCGGCTGTGGCGGTCGGGCGTCGTCCGTCGGGGCGACGAGCCGGTGCCGGTCCACGTCCCCCTGACCGGCCGCCGAACGCTCCGCCTGGTGGTCGAGCCGTACTCCGTCCTGGACGTGGCGGTGTCGGCCTCCTGGGTCGGGGCGGGGATCGGCTGCGGCTGA
- a CDS encoding asparagine synthase-related protein codes for MRWLVGWAADHASGTGGAPRPGQAIRPVGAQPLWDDSDPLWAVGDWRPDEVRLVEADGGDRLAVLGCCGASDEQLRVALFAARGGALRHLTAWPGSYTTVVRVGRRVTVTTDLAGARPVFHTPWAGGTAYATAALPLADLIEAQLDVGHLAALLACPEAPEALGDGTPYEGVRRVPPGHALIVRDGRSRETVGYEPAVPTVVAAPPVDADAAVAGVREALVEAVRVRLAAPRHAPVPDLDTLDPGPVPGMGPAQRRAERPGHRRRGPAPGIGADLSGGSASATIALLAAGLPGAPGTVFGTPGTSAGERLSAVTFNDLTLGPRSGREAELECARGIAENPRLHHVVVAAGEEALPYVGPDGGPLVDGPLTDEPGPSLVVAERHRQRLAAGSADHLTGHGAREVLDAHPARLADLLLDRRRRHLLRPVTALARAEGTAGRSVLVPLTVYRAARRLARTPYREGVLEAARRLRERDAAGPHGATGTSNGAGSGAVSGAGGAGRDPHGAGVLDASLAALAWCRPGPAARWLTGEALAEVSIRLERAALRPAPGEAGTRPGEWRARAALARLAADHRILEQAAEVRGQRLHAPFLDNQVVRACRALPEALRVQPGARASVLRAVLAGAGVHDLPSGWGAPSHATRAAAVRAGLRSRVGDLIDLFDAPLLADAGLVEARVVRRALRAAAEGEPLPLDGLAELVSTEVWLRRLLARRGSCWTGTAAPRQRAVAGGVPQRPSL; via the coding sequence ATGCGGTGGTTGGTGGGATGGGCCGCAGACCACGCCTCCGGCACGGGCGGCGCACCCCGGCCCGGACAGGCGATCAGGCCGGTCGGCGCACAACCGCTGTGGGACGACTCGGACCCCCTCTGGGCGGTCGGCGACTGGCGGCCGGACGAGGTGCGCCTCGTCGAGGCCGACGGCGGTGACAGGCTCGCCGTGCTGGGGTGCTGCGGAGCGTCCGACGAACAGTTGCGCGTCGCGCTGTTCGCCGCCCGAGGCGGAGCCCTGCGCCATCTGACCGCCTGGCCCGGCAGCTACACCACCGTCGTGCGCGTCGGTCGCCGCGTCACCGTCACCACCGACCTCGCCGGTGCCCGGCCGGTCTTCCACACCCCGTGGGCGGGCGGCACCGCCTACGCCACCGCCGCGCTGCCCCTGGCCGACCTGATCGAGGCCCAACTCGACGTCGGCCACCTCGCCGCCCTTCTCGCCTGCCCCGAGGCACCCGAGGCGCTGGGCGACGGCACCCCGTACGAGGGGGTGCGCCGTGTGCCGCCCGGACACGCGCTGATCGTGCGCGACGGCCGCAGCCGCGAGACCGTCGGCTACGAGCCCGCCGTCCCGACCGTCGTCGCCGCGCCCCCGGTGGACGCGGACGCCGCGGTCGCGGGCGTACGCGAGGCCCTGGTGGAAGCCGTACGGGTGCGACTGGCGGCTCCGCGCCACGCTCCCGTGCCCGACCTCGACACCCTCGACCCCGGGCCCGTCCCCGGCATGGGACCGGCCCAGCGGCGCGCGGAACGCCCGGGCCACCGGAGGAGGGGACCGGCGCCGGGCATCGGCGCCGACCTGTCGGGCGGCAGCGCCTCGGCGACGATCGCGCTGTTGGCCGCCGGGCTGCCCGGTGCGCCGGGCACGGTGTTCGGCACCCCGGGGACGTCGGCGGGCGAGCGGTTGTCGGCCGTCACCTTCAACGACCTCACACTGGGGCCGCGTTCGGGACGCGAGGCCGAGTTGGAGTGCGCCCGGGGCATCGCCGAGAACCCCCGGCTGCACCACGTCGTCGTCGCGGCCGGGGAGGAGGCCCTGCCGTACGTCGGACCGGACGGCGGGCCGCTCGTCGACGGACCGCTGACCGACGAACCCGGCCCCTCACTGGTCGTCGCCGAACGGCACCGGCAGCGGCTGGCCGCGGGCAGCGCGGACCACCTCACCGGACACGGGGCCCGCGAGGTGCTGGACGCGCACCCGGCGCGGCTGGCCGACCTGTTGCTGGACCGTCGCCGCCGCCATCTGCTGCGACCGGTCACGGCGTTGGCGAGGGCGGAGGGAACGGCCGGCCGATCGGTGCTGGTGCCGCTCACCGTCTACCGGGCGGCGCGGCGGTTGGCCCGCACGCCGTACCGGGAGGGGGTGCTGGAGGCGGCGCGACGGTTGCGGGAGCGCGACGCGGCAGGCCCCCACGGGGCGACGGGCACGTCGAACGGCGCGGGCTCCGGTGCCGTGAGCGGGGCCGGGGGAGCGGGCCGCGACCCCCACGGGGCCGGGGTGCTCGACGCCTCGCTGGCCGCCCTCGCCTGGTGCCGTCCGGGACCGGCCGCGCGCTGGCTGACCGGTGAGGCACTGGCAGAAGTATCGATTCGCCTGGAGCGGGCGGCCCTGCGTCCGGCGCCCGGGGAGGCCGGTACCCGCCCCGGGGAGTGGCGGGCGCGCGCCGCGCTCGCCCGGTTGGCGGCCGACCACCGGATACTCGAACAGGCCGCCGAGGTCCGCGGCCAGCGGCTGCACGCCCCGTTCCTGGACAACCAGGTCGTCCGTGCCTGTCGGGCCCTGCCCGAGGCCCTGCGGGTACAGCCGGGAGCACGGGCGTCGGTGCTGCGCGCCGTTCTGGCGGGGGCGGGCGTCCACGACCTGCCGTCCGGCTGGGGCGCGCCCTCCCACGCCACCCGGGCCGCCGCCGTGCGGGCCGGACTGCGTTCCCGGGTCGGTGACCTCATCGACCTCTTCGACGCCCCCCTGCTCGCCGACGCCGGGCTGGTCGAGGCCCGGGTGGTGCGCAGGGCGCTGCGCGCGGCGGCCGAGGGCGAGCCGCTGCCCCTGGACGGGCTGGCGGAGTTGGTCTCCACCGAGGTGTGGTTGCGTCGGCTGTTGGCCCGCCGCGGCAGTTGCTGGACGGGAACGGCCGCACCGCGCCAACGCGCGGTGGCGGGAGGAGTACCGCAGCGCCCGAGTCTGTGA
- a CDS encoding sporulation protein yields MSREPRGPNEKLGAVLALAGISNAGLARRVNDLGAQRGLTLRYDKTSVARWVSKGMVPQGIAPHLIAAAIGSKLGRPVPLHEIGLADADPAPEVGLSFPRAVGDAVRSATELYRLDPAGRRSSGGVWQSLAGSFSVSAYAVPTSRWLITPADASVAREVPGPAASASPPASPSASASRPPSPEGTRDSADPDTGPGTGPDTGPGSGAGTGAAAGPTGRRSPTGRKAPVPSLTLPRSPLASPTPRVGHSDVAKLRDAAEEARRWDSKYGGGDWRSSMVPECLRVDATPLLLGTYSDEVGRALFRATAELTRLAGWMAFDTGQQEAAQRYYIQALRLARAAADVPLGGYVLASMSLQATYRGFAEEGVDLAQAALERNRGLATARTLSFFHLVEARAHAKAGDSAACGAALAAAEGRLERSRDGDPDPSWLDFYSYDRLAADAAECYRDLRAPRQVRRFTEQALSRPREEFVRSHGLRLVVSAVAELESGNLDAACAAGARAVEVAGRISSARTTEYVRDLLHRLEPYGDEPRVAELRERARPLLAAPA; encoded by the coding sequence ATGTCCAGGGAGCCACGCGGACCGAACGAGAAGCTCGGCGCCGTTCTCGCCCTCGCCGGAATCAGCAACGCCGGACTCGCCCGCCGGGTCAACGACCTCGGGGCGCAGAGAGGACTGACCCTCCGGTACGACAAGACCTCGGTGGCCCGGTGGGTCTCCAAGGGCATGGTGCCCCAGGGCATCGCCCCCCATCTGATCGCCGCCGCCATCGGCAGCAAGCTCGGACGCCCCGTCCCACTGCACGAGATCGGTCTGGCGGACGCCGACCCGGCTCCGGAGGTGGGCCTGTCCTTCCCGCGCGCCGTGGGCGACGCGGTGCGGTCCGCCACCGAGCTGTACCGGCTGGATCCGGCGGGGCGGCGGAGCAGTGGCGGCGTCTGGCAGTCGTTGGCGGGGTCGTTCTCGGTGAGCGCCTACGCCGTGCCCACCTCACGCTGGTTGATCACACCGGCCGACGCCTCGGTGGCGAGGGAGGTCCCGGGTCCGGCGGCATCGGCGTCCCCTCCGGCGTCCCCCTCGGCGTCGGCGTCACGGCCACCGTCGCCGGAGGGGACGCGGGACTCCGCCGATCCTGACACCGGCCCCGGCACCGGTCCTGACACCGGCCCCGGCTCCGGAGCCGGCACCGGAGCCGCGGCGGGGCCGACGGGAAGGCGGTCCCCGACGGGCCGGAAGGCCCCCGTCCCGTCCCTGACGCTCCCCCGTTCCCCGCTCGCCTCCCCGACGCCGCGCGTCGGTCACAGCGACGTCGCCAAGCTGCGGGACGCCGCGGAGGAGGCCAGGCGCTGGGACTCCAAGTACGGCGGCGGCGACTGGCGTTCGTCGATGGTTCCCGAGTGTCTGCGCGTGGACGCCACCCCGCTGCTGTTGGGCACCTACAGCGACGAGGTGGGGCGCGCCCTCTTCCGCGCCACCGCCGAACTGACGCGCCTGGCCGGATGGATGGCCTTCGACACCGGTCAGCAGGAGGCCGCGCAGCGCTACTACATCCAGGCGCTGCGCCTGGCGCGGGCGGCGGCGGACGTACCGCTGGGCGGGTACGTGCTGGCCTCGATGTCGCTCCAGGCGACCTACCGGGGCTTCGCCGAGGAGGGGGTGGACCTGGCGCAGGCGGCGCTGGAACGCAACCGGGGCCTGGCCACGGCCCGCACCCTGAGCTTCTTCCACCTGGTGGAGGCCCGCGCCCACGCCAAGGCGGGCGACTCGGCGGCCTGCGGTGCGGCGTTGGCGGCGGCCGAGGGCCGGTTGGAGCGTTCCCGCGACGGCGACCCGGACCCGTCCTGGCTGGACTTCTACTCCTACGACCGGCTGGCCGCCGACGCCGCCGAGTGCTACCGCGATCTGCGGGCGCCGCGTCAGGTGCGTCGCTTCACCGAGCAGGCGCTGTCGCGGCCACGCGAGGAGTTCGTGCGCTCGCACGGCCTGCGGCTGGTGGTCTCGGCGGTCGCGGAACTGGAATCGGGCAATCTGGACGCGGCGTGTGCGGCGGGCGCCCGAGCGGTGGAGGTCGCGGGGCGGATCTCCTCGGCGCGGACGACGGAGTACGTACGGGACCTGCTGCACCGCCTGGAGCCGTACGGGGACGAGCCGCGCGTGGCGGAGCTGCGGGAGCGGGCGCGTCCGCTGCTGGCGGCACCCGCGTGA
- the lhgO gene encoding L-2-hydroxyglutarate oxidase: MAPAGARQAAYDCDVVVVGGGIVGLATAYALVRSRPGTRVVVLEKETAPARHQTGRNSGVIHSGVYYRPGSLKARFAVRGAAEMVKFCAEHDIPHRVTGKLIVATERDELPRLHALVQRGRENGIPVRELGPAQIAEYEPHVAGLAAIHVGTTGVCDYGSVAAELARSVTAAGGEVRCGAEVTVVDRRPGVGTAVRTAAGEVVRARAMVNCAGLHCDRVARLAGDVPPVRIVPFRGEYHELVPSRSALVRGLVYPVPDPAFPFLGVHLTRGVDGSVHIGPNAVPALAREGYRWGSVRPRDLAGTLGHPGTWRLARRHWRYGAGEVRRSLSKTAFTEAVRRLLPEVDEADLVPAPAGVRAQAVGPDGTLVDDFLITEAPHTVHVLNAPSPAATASLPIGREVAGRVLAALDAAR; encoded by the coding sequence GTGGCCCCCGCGGGTGCGCGGCAGGCGGCGTACGACTGTGACGTGGTGGTGGTCGGTGGCGGGATCGTCGGTCTGGCGACGGCGTACGCGCTCGTCCGTTCCCGGCCCGGCACCCGCGTGGTGGTGCTGGAGAAGGAGACCGCTCCGGCCCGGCACCAGACCGGTCGCAACAGCGGGGTGATCCACAGCGGCGTCTACTACCGTCCCGGTTCGCTCAAGGCCCGCTTCGCGGTGCGGGGCGCGGCGGAGATGGTGAAGTTCTGCGCCGAGCACGACATCCCCCACCGGGTGACGGGGAAGTTGATCGTCGCCACCGAGCGGGACGAACTGCCCCGACTGCACGCCCTGGTGCAGCGCGGTCGGGAGAACGGCATTCCGGTGCGCGAGCTGGGACCGGCTCAGATCGCCGAGTACGAGCCGCACGTGGCCGGTCTGGCCGCCATCCACGTGGGCACGACCGGCGTCTGCGACTACGGTTCGGTCGCCGCCGAGCTGGCCCGGTCGGTGACGGCGGCGGGCGGGGAGGTGCGCTGTGGCGCCGAGGTCACCGTCGTGGACCGCCGGCCGGGCGTGGGCACGGCCGTCCGCACCGCGGCGGGCGAGGTGGTGCGAGCCCGTGCCATGGTCAACTGCGCGGGGCTGCACTGTGACCGCGTGGCACGGTTGGCCGGGGACGTGCCGCCGGTGCGGATCGTTCCGTTCCGGGGGGAGTACCACGAGCTGGTCCCGTCCCGTTCCGCGCTGGTGCGGGGGCTGGTCTACCCGGTGCCGGACCCGGCGTTCCCGTTCCTGGGCGTGCATCTGACGCGCGGGGTGGACGGCTCGGTCCACATCGGCCCCAACGCCGTCCCCGCGCTGGCCCGCGAGGGCTACCGGTGGGGCAGTGTCCGCCCCCGCGACCTGGCCGGGACGCTCGGCCACCCCGGCACCTGGCGACTCGCCCGCCGCCACTGGCGGTACGGGGCGGGCGAGGTGCGCCGCTCGCTGTCGAAGACGGCCTTCACCGAGGCCGTGCGCCGCCTGCTGCCCGAGGTGGACGAGGCGGACCTCGTTCCGGCCCCGGCGGGGGTGCGGGCCCAGGCGGTCGGGCCGGACGGGACGCTGGTGGACGACTTCCTGATCACCGAGGCCCCGCACACCGTCCACGTCCTCAACGCCCCCTCGCCGGCGGCGACGGCCTCCCTGCCGATCGGCCGCGAGGTGGCCGGGCGGGTACTGGCGGCGCTGGACGCCGCGCGCTGA
- a CDS encoding SAM-dependent methyltransferase → MADSAARPGAGGIDSSRPHSARIWNYLAGGKDYYEVDADAAEKVLAVFPGMRDVTRASRAFIGRVVTHLAGEVGIRQFLDIGTGLPTRDNTHEVAQRVAPESRIVYVDNDPLVLVHARALLTSSPEGACDYIDADVRDPDRILAEAARTLDLSRPVGLMLMGILGLVPDYDEARSVVRRLLDALPSGSYLGLNDGATTDPAYVEAIERHNARGPATPYTPRDPESIAGFFEGSELLDPGVVSCSRWRPEGEPGPEVAVYGGLARKP, encoded by the coding sequence ATGGCGGACAGCGCCGCACGTCCGGGCGCGGGCGGGATCGACAGTTCCCGTCCGCACTCGGCACGGATCTGGAACTACCTGGCGGGCGGCAAGGACTACTACGAGGTCGACGCGGACGCCGCGGAGAAGGTCCTCGCGGTCTTCCCCGGCATGCGCGACGTCACTCGCGCCTCCCGTGCCTTCATCGGCCGGGTGGTGACGCACCTGGCCGGGGAGGTGGGCATCCGGCAGTTCCTGGACATCGGCACCGGCCTGCCGACGCGGGACAACACCCACGAGGTCGCCCAGCGCGTCGCCCCCGAGTCGCGCATCGTCTACGTCGACAACGACCCGCTGGTGCTGGTGCACGCCCGTGCCCTGCTCACCAGTTCCCCCGAGGGCGCGTGCGACTACATCGACGCCGACGTCCGCGACCCCGACCGGATCCTGGCGGAGGCCGCGCGGACGCTGGACCTCTCCCGCCCCGTCGGGCTGATGCTCATGGGGATCCTGGGCCTGGTGCCCGACTACGACGAGGCCCGTTCGGTCGTGCGACGGCTGCTGGACGCCCTGCCGTCGGGCAGCTACCTCGGTCTGAACGACGGCGCCACCACCGACCCGGCGTACGTCGAGGCCATCGAGCGCCACAACGCCCGTGGCCCCGCCACCCCCTACACGCCCCGCGATCCGGAGTCGATCGCGGGCTTCTTCGAGGGGTCGGAGCTGCTCGACCCCGGTGTCGTCTCGTGCTCGCGGTGGCGGCCGGAGGGCGAACCGGGGCCGGAGGTGGCCGTGTACGGGGGGCTGGCGCGCAAGCCGTAG
- a CDS encoding PPOX class F420-dependent oxidoreductase, translating to MTAALSEKLRKYLDESRVFATVATVMPDGRPHLTVVWIKRDGDDLVFSTTADRLQGRNIARDARVTVLVNPPDDPYVYAEVRGTATITPDPGADLVNELSLKYTGQDYATFNPASKDDGERIIVRVTPERVTGRL from the coding sequence ATGACGGCCGCACTCTCGGAGAAGCTGAGGAAGTACCTGGACGAGTCACGGGTCTTCGCGACCGTGGCGACGGTCATGCCCGACGGACGGCCGCACCTGACGGTCGTCTGGATCAAGCGCGACGGCGACGACCTGGTGTTCTCCACCACCGCGGACCGGCTGCAGGGCAGGAACATCGCCCGTGACGCGCGCGTCACCGTGCTGGTCAACCCGCCCGACGACCCGTACGTGTACGCGGAGGTCCGCGGCACCGCCACCATCACGCCCGACCCCGGCGCGGATTTGGTGAACGAGCTGTCGCTGAAGTACACCGGGCAGGACTACGCCACCTTCAACCCGGCGTCGAAGGACGACGGCGAGCGCATCATCGTGCGCGTCACGCCGGAGAGGGTCACCGGTCGACTCTGA